In one window of Maribacter sp. BPC-D8 DNA:
- a CDS encoding DUF368 domain-containing protein: protein MNEPRSFTDKFFLVVKGLCMGAANKVPGVSGGIVAFVGGFYEEFIYSLQKINAKAFKLLINGRLKSFYRYINGSFLTLLIFGMLVSYFSISKILDYFLVTHELYVWSAFFGMILGSIYYIGKDFDYWKKKTFTAAIIGLSVGVAISFLSPAKENDNLLFIFLCGMISVSGMTLPGLSGSFILILLGNYVLLLVDSVNALYDTFSELLVGDFSFTSNTERLHTLKILAVFTLGSATGLVTLSHLLTFVLKHYKHVTTATILGFITGSLGVVWPWKKTIFKTEIDGESILDSNGKQIIMNYERFLPDMTTVENWMAIICIIFGISILLLLDWYGKNRKTER, encoded by the coding sequence ATGAACGAACCCCGATCCTTTACAGATAAATTTTTCTTGGTCGTAAAGGGACTTTGTATGGGTGCTGCCAATAAAGTACCTGGCGTATCTGGTGGTATTGTTGCCTTCGTTGGCGGTTTTTACGAAGAATTCATTTATTCGCTTCAAAAAATAAATGCAAAAGCCTTTAAGCTTCTTATTAATGGTAGGCTTAAAAGTTTCTACAGATATATAAATGGCTCTTTTCTAACGCTACTCATTTTTGGTATGCTAGTGAGCTATTTTAGTATTTCTAAAATACTAGACTATTTTTTGGTAACACATGAACTATATGTATGGTCTGCTTTTTTCGGTATGATCTTAGGCTCTATTTACTACATAGGTAAAGATTTCGATTACTGGAAAAAGAAAACATTTACCGCTGCTATTATTGGCTTAAGTGTCGGTGTAGCCATCAGTTTTCTTAGTCCGGCAAAAGAAAACGACAACTTACTATTCATCTTTTTATGTGGTATGATCAGTGTGTCGGGCATGACATTACCCGGACTTTCGGGTTCATTCATATTAATTCTATTAGGTAATTATGTGCTGTTACTAGTAGACTCCGTAAACGCATTATACGATACTTTCTCAGAATTATTAGTAGGTGATTTTAGTTTTACTTCAAACACCGAAAGATTACATACCCTTAAAATTTTAGCTGTGTTCACCTTGGGATCGGCAACAGGTCTAGTTACTCTTTCTCATTTATTGACTTTCGTATTAAAACATTATAAACATGTTACTACGGCAACTATATTGGGTTTCATAACAGGATCACTAGGAGTTGTTTGGCCATGGAAAAAAACTATTTTTAAAACGGAAATTGATGGTGAAAGCATTTTAGATTCTAACGGAAAACAAATAATAATGAACTACGAACGGTTTCTACCAGATATGACCACCGTAGAAAATTGGATGGCAATCATCTGTATTATATTTGGTATTAGTATTTTGCTACTTTTAGATTGGTATGGAAAAAACAGAAAAACAGAACGTTAA
- a CDS encoding shikimate dehydrogenase family protein, translating into MEKTEKQNVNYGLIGKDISYSFSRGYFKKKFEDMGLDHCSYQNFDLQAISEFPTIFKNTENVQGLNITIPYKEEVMAFLDDIDIAANKIGAVNTIKFTKTGLVGFNTDAYGFQKSLEPHLKKHHKKALILGTGGASKAVAFVLEELGITFSFVSRSGKNNGYTYNNLTDNIIAEHTLIINCSPVGTFPNIEEKPAIPYSKIGKQHLLFDLIYNPEETAFLSTGKANGATICNGHRMLEFQAEKSWEIWNR; encoded by the coding sequence ATGGAAAAAACAGAAAAACAGAACGTTAATTACGGCTTAATAGGCAAAGATATTTCTTATTCATTTTCAAGAGGATATTTTAAAAAGAAGTTCGAAGATATGGGGCTAGACCATTGCTCGTATCAAAATTTCGATTTACAAGCTATTTCAGAATTTCCGACCATCTTTAAAAACACTGAAAATGTACAAGGGCTGAATATCACCATTCCGTATAAAGAAGAAGTTATGGCTTTTTTAGACGATATCGATATTGCAGCAAACAAGATAGGTGCGGTAAATACCATAAAATTTACTAAAACTGGTTTAGTTGGTTTCAATACTGATGCCTACGGATTTCAAAAATCACTGGAACCCCATTTAAAAAAACATCACAAAAAGGCACTAATATTAGGTACTGGTGGAGCATCAAAAGCTGTAGCATTTGTACTTGAAGAACTTGGCATAACGTTTTCTTTCGTATCAAGAAGTGGTAAAAATAATGGTTATACTTATAATAACTTGACCGATAATATCATAGCTGAACATACCTTAATAATTAATTGCTCTCCTGTAGGCACTTTTCCTAACATTGAAGAAAAACCTGCAATTCCGTATTCCAAAATTGGAAAACAACATCTTCTTTTCGACCTAATATATAATCCTGAAGAAACTGCATTTTTATCCACCGGTAAAGCCAATGGGGCTACGATTTGTAACGGACATAGAATGCTAGAGTTCCAAGCAGAAAAATCTTGGGAGATTTGGAACCGTTAA